The nucleotide sequence CACCAGCCGTGCACCGAACCGCTCGGCGTCATACACCGAACCGAAAGCACCGGAGATCTCGACCTCGCACCCGTTGCACGAACCGGCGTCGACATGCCGTATCTGAAGTGAACCCCGCACTCCCGCAACGGGTTTCATCACCGGCTGCGGCGCGGGTGCCGCGGCTTCGGCGATCCGACCGACCCCGAAAATCTTGCCAATCCAGCCCATCGACGTCACACCGTGCCCCCGCGCAGCCCTTCCAACACGGCCACGCGATCGCTGAGCACCCCGGTGAGAACCTTGCGGGCCACGCCGAGCAGTTCGGCGATGTCCGACGAGGCGATCGAGTAGTTCATCGTGTTGCCGTCCCGCTGAGCGTCGACCACCCCGGCCCGGCGCAGCACGCCCAGCTGTTGGGACAGGTTGGACGACTCGAGTCCGACCTCGGGCAGTAGCTCGGCGACCGTCTTGTCTCCCGTGACCAGGAGCTCGAGGATCCTGATCCGCGCCGGATGTCCCAGCGTCTTAAAGAACTCGGCCTTGACCTTGTACAGGGGTTCCGTCACGGCTCGCGAACCTCCTGAAGCTTTCTGAATTCCTTGTTTCGAACGATTGAAGAATTTATCAAATTGTGCTGGCGTTGTCGCGCCGGGCGCCCCCCGCTCGACACGCCGCTGCGCACGCATACCGAGGTGAGCGTCGCATTTGCGTCATACTCCGGCCGTGAGCAGCGCAAAGGCCGCCCACGAATTCGGCACGGCGCCGGTGTCACGGCGCACGGTGCTGGGCGGGTTGGGCCTGCTGCCGCTGGCGGCCACCATGCCGGACGTCTTCCCGCCCGTCTCGGCGGACACCGGGTACCGATTCCTGACCGCGCACCAGGCGGCGGTGCTCGACGCCGCTACCCGCCGCCTGATCCCCGGCCCGGAAGACCACCTGCTGCAGCACGGCAGCCCGGGTGCGGCCGAGGCCAACGTGGTCCGCTTCCTGGACACCATGCTGTCGGCCTTCTCGTTCTCGCCGCCCCGGGTGCACGCGGGCGGGCCGTGGAGCAACCGCGCCGGCGGCAGCCAGGACTTCATGGCCGAGTTCGTCCCGCTCGACCGCGCCCAGACCTACGGGTGGCAGCAGCGCATCGCCGGCTACCGCCAGCAGTACACCAACGGCATCGCGCTGCTTGACCAAGAGGCCGGCGGCGACTTCACGACGGTGAACAGGGTGCGTCAGGACCTGATCCTGGGTCACGGCAAGGCGCTGTCGTTCACCAAGCTGCTGTTCGGTCACACCGTCGAGGCGATGTACTCCGTCCCGGAGTACGGCGGCAACGCGAATCTCGTTGGCTGGCAAGACATCAAATTCCCGGGCGACAACGAGCCGCGCGGCTACACCGACGCGGAGGTCGAGGCGCCCGAGTGGGACGTCGCCGACAGCACCGGCATCATCGAGGTGCTGCTGCGCGGTGGCTGGCAGCAGGCCATCGCCAAGATGGGCGGAACGGGCGGCGTCAATGCCGGGTAAGGCGATCATCGTCGGCTCAGGCGCCGGCGGTTCGATAGTCGCGATGGTGCTCGCCGAAGCCGGTTGGAACGTAGAGATATTCGAGAAGGGCCCGAACTACTACAACAACCTGGCCGGAAACGGGCCCTTCCCGACGGTGCACTCCAACGACGAACTCAAAGGGATCTACCGCTACTTCGAGCAGCCGGACCCGATCGCCTTCCCGCGCACCTTCCGCAAGAACGCCAGTCAGGTCGCGGCCAACACCTACGTCGGCGATGTCAACGACCTTTCCAATCAGGTCGGCGGCACGTTCCCGCACTCGGATACCAAGTGCACCCGATTGTGGGACATCGACTTCAAGGGGCTGTCGCTGCTCGGCCCGGTGCCCGGTGCGGACATGGCGGACTGGCCCTTCGAGTACAGCGACATCGCGCCGTACTACGACGAGATCCAGGACCTGATCGGGGTGCAGGGTGATGTCGGGTCGATACCGGCCAACGTCCTGAAGCACCAGCCGCAGGAGAAGCCCTATCCAATGCCGCCCGGGGCGCAGATGCGTTCGTCCATGCTGTTGGCCGCGGGCGCCAAACGTGTTGGGCTGCATCCCTTTTACTTCCCGATGGCGGCCAACACCGTTGAATACAACGGCAGCCCGGTGTGCAACAACTGCGGGTTCTGCTCCGGCTACGGGTGCCCGGTCTCGGCCAAGCCGGTCAACCTCGTCGCGCTGCGGCGCGCGCTGCAGACCGGGCGGGTGAACTTGCGCCCGCTTACCCAGGTCCTCAAGGTCGACTACACCGGCCGGAAGGCCACCGGCGTCACCTACGTTGACGCTTCCGGCCAGCAGGGCGGGGACACCGCCGACATCATCGTGCTCGCCTGCTCGGCGATCTTGAGCTCGCATCTGGCGCTGCTTTCGGAGTTTCCCGACCCTTATGCCCGCATCGGCAAACGGATTATGTTCCAAAACTTTTACGACGGCTTCGCCGTCTTCCTCAATCAGCGAGTGCACGCCTACAAGGGCCGGGCGTGCACGCAGGTGGTGTTCGATTTTAACGATCCCGATTTCCCCGGGGCCCGGGCGGCCGCACGGCTGGCCGGACTGCCCTACATCCGTGCCGGCCTGTGCGAGCTTGGCGGAAGCCAGTTTCCGATCGCGGAGGCCAACTACTACCAGTTGATCCTGGGGCTGCTGCCCGGCATCCAGTTCTTCGGCGGGCCGTTCAAGGAGCTGATGCGCATCTCGCTGCTGCGCGACCGGCTGGCCGGCGTCGACTGTTTCGCCACCGACATGCCGTACCTGACCAACAACGTCACTCTCGACCCGACGGTCAAGGACATCAACGGGCAGCCCGCGCCCCGAATCACTTACCAGATCGGCAAATTCGAGAAGATCTCGCAGGACTTTTTCGTGCCGCTGGTCGCCGCGATGTGCGGGGCGTCGGGCGCGCAGCTGTTCGCGGCGGTCCCCCAGGCCTTGGCGACGTCGCTCGGCGGCGTTGCGCCCCCAACCGGCGAGCACACCATGGGCGGGATGCAGATGGGAGTGGACCCGCGAACAAGCGTCGTCGACGCGAACGGAAAGCTGCACCAGCTCGACAACGTCTACGCCGCCGACAGCAGCGTGTTCGTCACCTCCAGCGGCTCCAACCCCACCCTGACGATCATGGCGGTGGCGCTGTGGATCGCCCGCGGGCTCACCGGACAGAGACACTAGCCATGTTCGCCGTACCAGACATCATCGCTTGTGCCGCAACGGATTTGGCCGCCGTCGGGTCGGCCCTGGCCGGGGCGCATGCGTCGGCGGCCGCCCCGACCGTCGGGATCCTGGCCGCGGCCCAGGACGAGGTGTCGAGCGCGATCGCGGCCGTGTTCTCCAGCTATGCCGTTGAGTATCAACGGATCAACCAAGACGCGGCGGCCTATCACGCCAAGTTCGTCCGGGCCCTCGACACCGCCGCGAGCGCCTACGCCGGCGCCGAGGCCGCGAATGCTTCGGCGCTGTCGGATCTGACGCTCGCCGGTGTCTTCAACTCGTTGATCTACCAGCCGACCTACACCATCGGGCAGGCCTGGATCACCAGCCGGGTCGGTGAATTCGTCGACGCCACGTTCATCAACCCGATCGGCCAACTGTTGATCGGGCGGGATTTGCTCGGCAACGGCGCCCCCGGGGTGAGCGGCGGAACCGTCCTGCAGGCCGCCGGCGGCCCCGGCGGGCTGTTGTTCGGCAACGGCGGCCCCGGCGGCACCGCCGCCAGTGGTCAGGGCGGTCTCGGCGGGGCCGCCGGGCTGGTCGGCAATGGCGGCACCGGCGGCGCCGGGGCCAACGGCGCTCCGGGCGGGGACGGCGGCAACGGCGGCTTCCTGATGGGCATTGGCGGCACCGGCGGCGCGGGCGGGGCGGGCGGTTTAGGCCAGAACGGCGGCGCCGGCGGCCCCGGCGGCGACGCCGTGGGCTGGCTGTTCGGCAACGGCGGGGCCGGCGGCGTCGGCGGAACCGGCGGGCCCGGCACGCCCGGCTCCGACGGCGCTGCGGGCTTCCCCGGCACCGACGGCTCGGCCGGCTTGGCGGGCGGGGTGGGCGGCCCCGGCGGTAGGGGCGGTAACAGCAGCCTGCTCCTCGGCAACGGCGGGGCCGGCGGGACGGGTGGCGTCGGTGGGACCGGCGGGGCCGGCGGGGCCGGCGGGGCCGGCGCGGATGCTTCGAGCGCCGGTGCGGCCGGCGGCGACGCGGGCGACGGCGGCGCCGGGGGCGTCGGCGGTGCCGGGGGGACCGGCGGAAATGGCGGCGCCGCACTGGGTTTCGGCGCCGTCGGGGTCAACGGCGACGGCGGGGCGGGCGGCACCGGTGGCGTGGGCGGCGCGCCGGGCGACGGCGGGAACGGCGCGGCCGGCACGTTCGGTGGTGGCGGCGATGGTCACGGGGGCGACGGGGGCCATGGCGGTGATCCCGGCGTCGGCGGGGCCGGCGGCGCCGGCGGCTTGCCCGGCGGCACCGGCACCGGCGGTGTCATCGGTCACGTCGGGGAACCCGGCAGCACGCCCGGCAACGGCGGCAACGGCGGCAATGGTGGGGACGGCGCGAACGCCACCACCCCAGGCAACGACGGCGGCGCCGGCGGATCGGGCGGCGATGGCGGGCTGGTCGGCAACGGCGGCAACGGCGGCAACGGTGGCGCCGGCGCTGCCGGTCCCGCCGGCGCCTCCGGGGCCAGCCCAACCGATGGCGACGCCGGTGGTAGCGGCGGTCAGGGCGGCGCCGGCGGTGACGCCGGAGCGCTGGCCGGTAACGGCATCGTCGCCGGGGCCGGCGGCAACGGGGGGCTCGGCGGGCAGGGCGGGGCCGGCGGGGCCGGCGGCGACGCCACCGGCGCGGGGATAGCCGGCGGGGCCGGGGGTGACGGCGGTAACGGCGGCGCCGGCGGGGCCGGCGGCGCGGCCACCGGCCACAGCGCGGCCGGTGGTCTCGGCGGTGGCGGTGGCGCCGCCGGCCAGGGCGGAGCCGGCGGCGCCGGCGGGAGCGACACGACCGCCGGTGGCGACGGTGGTCAGGGCGGGGCCGGCGGTCAGGGCGGCGCCGGCGGCGCCGGGGGCGCGACCGTCGGTTTGTTCAGCACCGGCGGGGCCGGCGGTGTCGGCGGCGGCGCCGGGGCGGGTGGGGCCGGCGGCGCCGGCGGCGCAGCGATCGGGACCGACGGTGTCGGCGGCTCGGGTGGCCAGGGCGGCTCCAGCGGGGCCGGCGGCGCCGGCGGATCCGGCGGCGCCGTCCAGATGTCGTTGAGTACCGGCGGAGCCGGTGGGGCCGGCGGCGATGCCGCCGCGGGTGGGGCCGGCGGCGCCGGCGGTCAGGCCGGCGGCGTCGACGGCACCGGCGGAGCCGGCGGAGCCGGCGCGGCAGGCGGGACCGGCGGCGCCGGGGGAGCCGGCGGCACTGCCGCCACCGGTGTCGACGGCGACGGCGGCAATGGCGGTACCGGCGGGACGGGCGGCAACGCCGGCGCCGGCGGGGCGGGCGGCCGGGGCGGGCAGGCCAGCGAATCCGGCGGATCCGGCGGCGCCGGCGGGGCGGGCGGCGACGCCGGGAGCAGCGGCCGGGGCGGCGACGGCGGCGCGGCCGGGCCCGGGGTGAACACCTACGGCGGCTCCGGCGGGGCCGCCGGCGCGGCCGCCAACGGGGGTACCGGTGGCGACGGCGGCGCCGGCGCGGCGGTCGGCGGCTCGGGCGGTCAAGGCGGGGCGGGTGGTCAGGGCTCGGCCGGCGGGACCGGCGGGAACTCCGCGCAGGGCCCCGGCGGCAACGGCGCCGACGGCGCCGACGGCGGAAACGGCGGAAACGGCGGGAACGGCGGAAGCGGCCCCGCCCCAGGCCCATTCGGGACGGGTGGGGCCGCCGGCGCGGGCGGTGGCGGCGGCGTCGCGGGCACAGGAGACCCCGACGGCATCGCCGGAAACGACGGAACGCCCGGTGCGCCCGGCGAGGACGGCCAGCCCGGCTAGACATCCCAGCGGTCACAGCGCATCGGTGACCCGAGGTATCAGCGCGGTGCCAAAAAGGACTCGACGGCCCGCCGGTATACCCGCGGCGCTTCGTCGTGGACGAGGTGGCCGGCCTCGGGAACGTGCAAATACG is from Mycobacterium conspicuum and encodes:
- a CDS encoding ArsR/SmtB family transcription factor, producing the protein MTEPLYKVKAEFFKTLGHPARIRILELLVTGDKTVAELLPEVGLESSNLSQQLGVLRRAGVVDAQRDGNTMNYSIASSDIAELLGVARKVLTGVLSDRVAVLEGLRGGTV
- a CDS encoding gluconate 2-dehydrogenase subunit 3 family protein; the protein is MSSAKAAHEFGTAPVSRRTVLGGLGLLPLAATMPDVFPPVSADTGYRFLTAHQAAVLDAATRRLIPGPEDHLLQHGSPGAAEANVVRFLDTMLSAFSFSPPRVHAGGPWSNRAGGSQDFMAEFVPLDRAQTYGWQQRIAGYRQQYTNGIALLDQEAGGDFTTVNRVRQDLILGHGKALSFTKLLFGHTVEAMYSVPEYGGNANLVGWQDIKFPGDNEPRGYTDAEVEAPEWDVADSTGIIEVLLRGGWQQAIAKMGGTGGVNAG
- a CDS encoding GMC oxidoreductase, with the translated sequence MPGKAIIVGSGAGGSIVAMVLAEAGWNVEIFEKGPNYYNNLAGNGPFPTVHSNDELKGIYRYFEQPDPIAFPRTFRKNASQVAANTYVGDVNDLSNQVGGTFPHSDTKCTRLWDIDFKGLSLLGPVPGADMADWPFEYSDIAPYYDEIQDLIGVQGDVGSIPANVLKHQPQEKPYPMPPGAQMRSSMLLAAGAKRVGLHPFYFPMAANTVEYNGSPVCNNCGFCSGYGCPVSAKPVNLVALRRALQTGRVNLRPLTQVLKVDYTGRKATGVTYVDASGQQGGDTADIIVLACSAILSSHLALLSEFPDPYARIGKRIMFQNFYDGFAVFLNQRVHAYKGRACTQVVFDFNDPDFPGARAAARLAGLPYIRAGLCELGGSQFPIAEANYYQLILGLLPGIQFFGGPFKELMRISLLRDRLAGVDCFATDMPYLTNNVTLDPTVKDINGQPAPRITYQIGKFEKISQDFFVPLVAAMCGASGAQLFAAVPQALATSLGGVAPPTGEHTMGGMQMGVDPRTSVVDANGKLHQLDNVYAADSSVFVTSSGSNPTLTIMAVALWIARGLTGQRH
- a CDS encoding PE family protein, with the protein product MFAVPDIIACAATDLAAVGSALAGAHASAAAPTVGILAAAQDEVSSAIAAVFSSYAVEYQRINQDAAAYHAKFVRALDTAASAYAGAEAANASALSDLTLAGVFNSLIYQPTYTIGQAWITSRVGEFVDATFINPIGQLLIGRDLLGNGAPGVSGGTVLQAAGGPGGLLFGNGGPGGTAASGQGGLGGAAGLVGNGGTGGAGANGAPGGDGGNGGFLMGIGGTGGAGGAGGLGQNGGAGGPGGDAVGWLFGNGGAGGVGGTGGPGTPGSDGAAGFPGTDGSAGLAGGVGGPGGRGGNSSLLLGNGGAGGTGGVGGTGGAGGAGGAGADASSAGAAGGDAGDGGAGGVGGAGGTGGNGGAALGFGAVGVNGDGGAGGTGGVGGAPGDGGNGAAGTFGGGGDGHGGDGGHGGDPGVGGAGGAGGLPGGTGTGGVIGHVGEPGSTPGNGGNGGNGGDGANATTPGNDGGAGGSGGDGGLVGNGGNGGNGGAGAAGPAGASGASPTDGDAGGSGGQGGAGGDAGALAGNGIVAGAGGNGGLGGQGGAGGAGGDATGAGIAGGAGGDGGNGGAGGAGGAATGHSAAGGLGGGGGAAGQGGAGGAGGSDTTAGGDGGQGGAGGQGGAGGAGGATVGLFSTGGAGGVGGGAGAGGAGGAGGAAIGTDGVGGSGGQGGSSGAGGAGGSGGAVQMSLSTGGAGGAGGDAAAGGAGGAGGQAGGVDGTGGAGGAGAAGGTGGAGGAGGTAATGVDGDGGNGGTGGTGGNAGAGGAGGRGGQASESGGSGGAGGAGGDAGSSGRGGDGGAAGPGVNTYGGSGGAAGAAANGGTGGDGGAGAAVGGSGGQGGAGGQGSAGGTGGNSAQGPGGNGADGADGGNGGNGGNGGSGPAPGPFGTGGAAGAGGGGGVAGTGDPDGIAGNDGTPGAPGEDGQPG